GGGCGTCGTCCAGGGCTAGGCCGAGCAAGACGCCAGAATCCCCGGAGTGGGCGTCCTGCTGCCGCGGGCGCCAAGGTGACGTGCAACTCGCTCCGGCTCCTTCCTGATATACGCCCCTGCGCTCAACCGACTGGAGACATCATGGGACTCTTGCAGCTCATCCTGCTCTTGGCGACGTTTCTGTCCTCATTGGTCGCAGGCTTCTTGTTTGCGTTCGCTGTCGTGGTGATGCCGGGCATCAAGCGCTTGAGCGACAGGGAGCTCATCCAAGCATTTCAGGTAATGGATGCTGTGATCCAGCGGGGGCGACCGATCTTCGTGCTCGTCTGGGCCGGCTCGGTGGCGACATTGGCCGTCGCGGCCGTCCTTGGCTTGTGGTACTTGGATGGAGCTGATCGCCTGCTCCTCGTCGTCGCGGCGACCCTCTATCTTCTCGGTGTCCAACTCCCGACACTCGTTGTGAACGTTCCGCTGAACAACCAGCTCCAAGCGCTCGCTCTCGATGGCCTGGATGAGCAGGCGCAAGCATCGGCGCGCAGGGCATTCGAGCCGCGCTGGAATCGATGGAATGCGATCAGGACGGTCATGGCGAGCCTGGCTTCCATGTTGCTGATACTCCTGATGCTCAGGCTTTAAGCAGACTCCTAAGTGATCAATCGAGCCCAGAGGTCACAGCCAGGGTCGGCCCGCACAAGACACCGTCAGTCACAATCGCTTCTGGGACCACGATCGATTTGCTCGG
Above is a genomic segment from Gammaproteobacteria bacterium containing:
- a CDS encoding DUF1772 domain-containing protein, whose amino-acid sequence is MGLLQLILLLATFLSSLVAGFLFAFAVVVMPGIKRLSDRELIQAFQVMDAVIQRGRPIFVLVWAGSVATLAVAAVLGLWYLDGADRLLLVVAATLYLLGVQLPTLVVNVPLNNQLQALALDGLDEQAQASARRAFEPRWNRWNAIRTVMASLASMLLILLMLRL